A region from the Triticum aestivum cultivar Chinese Spring chromosome 3D, IWGSC CS RefSeq v2.1, whole genome shotgun sequence genome encodes:
- the LOC123073996 gene encoding uncharacterized protein: MGCGASVPNGKGRKRRSVVQEVAVFIPTIRVPVATDVVQPLRGLVSKELVDRLATLRTNVVALAEDIYHGDMSAVSELQRALEEYLPVVLGLTAKESRLEASVQFSWRTIDDDQECCLASAWYEVLSVVHMMAMLALFEANLKLIPRDGQNGTEKKVSEDSKKDVVDSLLRASGCLDYSVHHVLVKIPAQIKKGFPSYLQEGMLEAISIQSLAQCVEIQLGLASECEKATLSVKRRLACEQVSYFSKAHYCLSGCDTSDSYGKKLLLFLKWKCMDAKAVAYYYHALVLDKGSEPTNHISTVCCLSAADDILAESKRACLSFCLANPITRVPPPWGIMKNMHKKIPDVAYKKFQIYGHLFEQDKKSALQSLPDLPEFPLSLRPEDYEFPGTDSIWENVDCQPQIQSLKEHLEDETEESSK, encoded by the exons ATGGGGTGTGGCGCCTCGGTCCCCAACGGGAAGGGCCGGAAGCGCCGGAGCGTCGTACAGGAGGTGGCCGTGTTTATCCCGACCATCCGTGTCCCGGTGGCCACCGACGTGGTCCAACCGCTCAGGGGGCTGGTTTCCAAGGAGCTAGTCGATCGCCTCGCGACGCTCCGTACGAACGTCGTCGCGCTGGCTGAAGATATCT ATCATGGGGATATGTCGGCTGTCTCTGAATTGCAACGCGCCCTCGAGGAGTACCTGCCGGTTGTTCTTGGATTAACAGCGAAAG AGAGCCGTCTTGAAGCATCTGTGCAATTCAGCTGGAGGACCATAGACGATGACCAG GAGTGCTGTCTTGCGAGCGCGTGGTACGAAGTACTTTCTGTTGTCCACATGATGGCGATGCTTGCGCTGTTTGAGGCAAACCTCAAACTCATCCCGAGGGACGGTCAAAATGGGACTGAAAAGAAGGTATCTGAAG ATTCAAAGAAGGATGTTGTCGACTCATTGCTCAGGGCATCAGGGTGCTTAGACTACTCCGTGCATCACGTACTTGTTAAGATACCTGCACAAATTAA GAAAGGCTTTCCTAGTTACCTGCAGGAAGGTATGCTTGAGGCCATCTCAATCCAGTCTTTGGCTCAG TGTGTAGAAATACAGCTTGGATTGGCTTCTGAGTGTGAAAAGGCgacgttgtcggtgaagaggcggCTAGCCTGCGAGCAAGTCAGCTATTTTTCAAAG GCTCACTACTGTCTGTCGGGATGCGACACGAGCGACTCGTATGGGAAGAAGCTCCTGCTCTTCCTCAAGTGGAAATGCATGGACGCCAAG GCAGTAGCATATTACTACCATGCTCTAGTGCTCGACAAGGGGAGCGAGCCGACCAACCATATAAGCACGGTCTGCTGCCTCTCTGCAGCTGATGACATCCTTGCAGAGAGCAAGAGGGCTTGTCTGAGCTTTTGCCTGGCAAATCCCATCACTAG GGTGCCTCCTCCTTggggcatcatgaagaacatgcacAAGAAAATTCCAGATGTCGCGTATAAGAAATTCCAAATCTACGGGCATCTTTTCGAGCAAGACAAGAAAAG TGCCCTTCAATCCTTGCCCGATCTTCCGGAGTTTCCGCTGTCGCTGAGACCCGAAGACTACGAATTTCCGGGCACCGATTCGATCTGGGAGAATGTTGATTGCCAACCCCAGATTCAGAGCCTCAAGGAGCATTTGGAGGACGAAACAGAGGAATCGTCGAAATAG
- the LOC123077189 gene encoding C-type lectin receptor-like tyrosine-protein kinase At1g52310 isoform X1 — translation MALPLALPLAALLLSAAAPALAHTPSCPDGWQISPDRAKCFMHISTSLSWDGSEALCRNFSGHLAALSSVQELNFARSLCGAASSGCWVGGRRRNTSSGVVGWKWSDNSSSWNGTAFPGEPLRPNCTGARCGLATGDDMCTLVTSKHTALTGKKCAESHGLICMMNHEDRCYHDHCHKEYFIVLIVVSGLILSTTLAVVVWLLVYKRSKKRKRSREASGASATALVPPLWKVFNSEELRSITKNFSEGNRLPGNAKTGGTYSGTLPDGSKLAIKRLKRSSLQRKKDFYSEISRVAKLYHPNLVAVKGCCYDHGDRFIVYEFVANGPLDVWLHHIPRGGRSLDWATRMRVATTLAQGIAFLHDKVKPQVVHRDIRASNVLLDEEFGSHLMGVGLSKFVPWEVMHERTVKAATYGYLAPEFIYRNELTTKSDVYSFGVLLLEIISGRRPAQSVESAGWQTIFEWATPLVQSHRHLELLDPLINDMPEIGVIQKVVDLVYACTQHVPSVRPRMSHVVHQLQQLELKSAASEQLRSGTSTSATSPMLPLEVRTPR, via the exons ATGGCCCTCCCCCTCGCCCTCCCCCTCGCCGCGctgctcctctccgccgccgcgcccgcgctgGCTCATACCC CGTCATGCCCCGACGGTTGGCAAATCAGTCCTGATCGGGCCAAATGCTTCATGCACATCTCAACATCCCTTTCCTGGGACGGATCCGAAGCCCTCTGCCGCAACTTCAGCGGTCATCTGGCTGCATTATCATCAGTTCAGGAGCTGAATTTCGCGAGGTCTCTCTGTGGAGCTGCCTCCTCCGGGTGCTGGGTTGGAGGGCGTCGCCGCAACACCAGTAGTGGTGTTGTTGGCTGGAAATGGTCTGACAATTCGTCTTCTTGGAACGGGACCGCATTTCCCGGTGAGCCGTTGCGTCCCAATTGCACCGGTGCTCGCTGCGGTCTAGCCACCGGCGACGATATGTGCACTTTGGTGACCAGTAAGCACACTGCACTTACCGGAAAGAAGTGTGCCGAGTCACATGGGCTGATTTGCATGATGAATCACG AAGATAGGTGCTACCATGATCACTGCCACAAGGAGTATTTCATAGTCCTCATCGTCGTAAGCGGCTTGATTCTCTCGACCACGCTAGCTGTTGTGGTTTGGCTGCTCGTCTACAAGCGAAGCAAGAAAAGGAAAAGATCACGTGAAGCTTCCGGCGCTTCAGCTACCGCATTAGTGCCACCGCTGTGGAAAGTGTTCAACAGTGAAGAGCTTAGATCGATAACCAAGAACTTCAGTGAGGGAAACCGGCTGCCTGGAAATGCCAAGACAGGTGGTACCTACAGTGGAACCTTGCCAGATGGATCCAAACTAGCAATTAAGAGATTGAAGAGATCCAGCCTACAAAGGAAAAAGGATTTCTACTCTGAGATCAGTAGAGTCGCAAAGCTCTATCATCCTAACTTGGTGGCTGTAAAAGGATGTTGTTATGATCATGGCGACCGCTTTATTGTCTATGAGTTTGTCGCCAATGGTCCGTTGGATGTGTGGCTGCATCATATTCCCAGAGGAGGGCGGAGCCTTGATTGGGCAACGAGAATGAGAGTTGCCACAACTCTTGCACAGGGGATTGC ATTTTTGCATGACAAGGTGAAGCCCCAGGTAGTCCACCGTGATATCCGTGCGAGCAACGTCCTTCTCGACGAGGAATTTGGTTCCCATCTGATGGGGGTCGGGCTGTCCAAGTTTGTGCCGTGGGAAGTAATGCACGAGCGGACCGTCAAGGCGGCAACATACGGATACCTTGCCCCCGAGTTCATTTACAGGAACGAGCTGACAACAAAGAGCGATGTCTACAGCTTCGGCGTGCTGCTTCTAGAAATCATCAGTGGCCGTCGCCCAGCGCAGTCGGTTGAATCTGCTGGATGGCAGACAATATTCGAATGGGCGACGCCGCTGGTCCAATCACACCGGCATCTGGAGCTGCTGGACCCGCTCATCAACGACATGCCGGAGATAGGAGTGATCCAGAAGGTCGTGGACCTCGTCTACGCCTGCACCCAGCATGTCCCCTCGGTGCGGCCAAGGATGTCTCATGTCGTCCATCAGCTGCAGCAGCTTGAGCTAAAGTCAGCGGCGTCTGAGCAGCTGAGGAGCGGGACCAGCACCAGCGCGACCTCTCCGATGCTGCCATTGGAGGTCCGGACACCTCGCTGA
- the LOC123077189 gene encoding C-type lectin receptor-like tyrosine-protein kinase At1g52310 isoform X2, with product MALPLALPLAALLLSAAAPALAHTPSCPDGWQISPDRAKCFMHISTSLSWDGSEALCRNFSGHLAALSSVQELNFARSLCGAASSGCWVGGRRRNTSSGVVGWKWSDNSSSWNGTAFPGEPLRPNCTGARCGLATGDDMCTLVTSKHTALTGKKCAESHGLICMMNHDRCYHDHCHKEYFIVLIVVSGLILSTTLAVVVWLLVYKRSKKRKRSREASGASATALVPPLWKVFNSEELRSITKNFSEGNRLPGNAKTGGTYSGTLPDGSKLAIKRLKRSSLQRKKDFYSEISRVAKLYHPNLVAVKGCCYDHGDRFIVYEFVANGPLDVWLHHIPRGGRSLDWATRMRVATTLAQGIAFLHDKVKPQVVHRDIRASNVLLDEEFGSHLMGVGLSKFVPWEVMHERTVKAATYGYLAPEFIYRNELTTKSDVYSFGVLLLEIISGRRPAQSVESAGWQTIFEWATPLVQSHRHLELLDPLINDMPEIGVIQKVVDLVYACTQHVPSVRPRMSHVVHQLQQLELKSAASEQLRSGTSTSATSPMLPLEVRTPR from the exons ATGGCCCTCCCCCTCGCCCTCCCCCTCGCCGCGctgctcctctccgccgccgcgcccgcgctgGCTCATACCC CGTCATGCCCCGACGGTTGGCAAATCAGTCCTGATCGGGCCAAATGCTTCATGCACATCTCAACATCCCTTTCCTGGGACGGATCCGAAGCCCTCTGCCGCAACTTCAGCGGTCATCTGGCTGCATTATCATCAGTTCAGGAGCTGAATTTCGCGAGGTCTCTCTGTGGAGCTGCCTCCTCCGGGTGCTGGGTTGGAGGGCGTCGCCGCAACACCAGTAGTGGTGTTGTTGGCTGGAAATGGTCTGACAATTCGTCTTCTTGGAACGGGACCGCATTTCCCGGTGAGCCGTTGCGTCCCAATTGCACCGGTGCTCGCTGCGGTCTAGCCACCGGCGACGATATGTGCACTTTGGTGACCAGTAAGCACACTGCACTTACCGGAAAGAAGTGTGCCGAGTCACATGGGCTGATTTGCATGATGAATCACG ATAGGTGCTACCATGATCACTGCCACAAGGAGTATTTCATAGTCCTCATCGTCGTAAGCGGCTTGATTCTCTCGACCACGCTAGCTGTTGTGGTTTGGCTGCTCGTCTACAAGCGAAGCAAGAAAAGGAAAAGATCACGTGAAGCTTCCGGCGCTTCAGCTACCGCATTAGTGCCACCGCTGTGGAAAGTGTTCAACAGTGAAGAGCTTAGATCGATAACCAAGAACTTCAGTGAGGGAAACCGGCTGCCTGGAAATGCCAAGACAGGTGGTACCTACAGTGGAACCTTGCCAGATGGATCCAAACTAGCAATTAAGAGATTGAAGAGATCCAGCCTACAAAGGAAAAAGGATTTCTACTCTGAGATCAGTAGAGTCGCAAAGCTCTATCATCCTAACTTGGTGGCTGTAAAAGGATGTTGTTATGATCATGGCGACCGCTTTATTGTCTATGAGTTTGTCGCCAATGGTCCGTTGGATGTGTGGCTGCATCATATTCCCAGAGGAGGGCGGAGCCTTGATTGGGCAACGAGAATGAGAGTTGCCACAACTCTTGCACAGGGGATTGC ATTTTTGCATGACAAGGTGAAGCCCCAGGTAGTCCACCGTGATATCCGTGCGAGCAACGTCCTTCTCGACGAGGAATTTGGTTCCCATCTGATGGGGGTCGGGCTGTCCAAGTTTGTGCCGTGGGAAGTAATGCACGAGCGGACCGTCAAGGCGGCAACATACGGATACCTTGCCCCCGAGTTCATTTACAGGAACGAGCTGACAACAAAGAGCGATGTCTACAGCTTCGGCGTGCTGCTTCTAGAAATCATCAGTGGCCGTCGCCCAGCGCAGTCGGTTGAATCTGCTGGATGGCAGACAATATTCGAATGGGCGACGCCGCTGGTCCAATCACACCGGCATCTGGAGCTGCTGGACCCGCTCATCAACGACATGCCGGAGATAGGAGTGATCCAGAAGGTCGTGGACCTCGTCTACGCCTGCACCCAGCATGTCCCCTCGGTGCGGCCAAGGATGTCTCATGTCGTCCATCAGCTGCAGCAGCTTGAGCTAAAGTCAGCGGCGTCTGAGCAGCTGAGGAGCGGGACCAGCACCAGCGCGACCTCTCCGATGCTGCCATTGGAGGTCCGGACACCTCGCTGA
- the LOC123077188 gene encoding uncharacterized protein isoform X2, whose product MALLCFLLDLRNIPPPILGLLKQLKIAYRPGEKFSLRDFHHAVENLPLDGFLPDQHGSVPTGDVSLQNLFSNRAIYSWATDDISKKVIAICFSAQNTEPLRRSLMEASEQCITVEFVMLETETAAFMYDDVSENSSSFIHRISDLENCVVRRYSPETQVLHGLVKRWLEELKDDKEEMMQAVLVFRAPIIKSVNQVTCSIYPSANQIIDGFPYCQVCRCHGLPIDDVTTNKAKWLCPTTSRQLAASDVTDSAVKIGDQTVLFLSTSGGGPNMRRASTSISFDVIERTDLASLNEGVIMGKSHVVVPSSNDEVALTDESLDQNTQIFYGVCETLFKLDQGLVCSSACNTETMKIGTLACYYLLQPSEKGPMLLRRLAGSEEILPLPDVSRPRNYTVSMDAKNSIETSLSKIAVKEYNPLHHERGFHSKLNSLVKDSLQFGSIAPAYAEDATHLDSFSEPQIPALQGPRGNMFMSQRDKARDADRIYAFSEPQTTTPLFRAPKDRLPSQPKEKASPSISEEWEKLIIIDDNDDFCTPVSSSRATFPRPPVSTLPSPVKPLDEKTSRILERLEAPKAKKQRASKPPSAGAATASGRGGVSSTQGKKPLLPFEPSASQPLKPTFNRVRRKPVP is encoded by the exons atggcgctgctctgcttcctcctcgaccTCCGCAACATCCCGCCGCCCATCCTCGGCCTCCTCAAGCAG CTCAAGATTGCGTATAGGCCCGGGGAGAAATTCAGCCTTCGAGATTTCCACCATGCTGTCGAAAACTTGCCTCTGGATGGCTTCCTTCCTGACCAACATGGGTCTGTGCCAACTGGAG ACGTGTCACTACAAAATCTGTTTAGCAACAGGGCCATCTATTCTTGGGCCACTGATGACATCTCCAAGAAAGTGATTGCAATATGTTTTTCTGCACAAAACACGGAACCTCTCCGAAGATCACTTATG GAAGCATCGGAACAGTGTATTACAGTGGAGTTTGTAATGTTGGAAACAGAAACTGCTGCGTTCATGTATGATGATGTTTCTGAAAACTCCAGCAGTTTCATACACAGAATCAGTGACCTTGAAAACTGCGTCGTTCGAAGATACAGTCCTG AGACCCAAGTTTTGCATGGGCTAGTCAAGAGGTGGTTAGAAGAGCTGAAGGATGACAAGGAAGAGATGATGCAAGCTGTATTGGTGTTCAGAGCTCCCATAATTAAATCTGTTAATCAAGTAACTTGCAGCATATATCCATCAGCAAATCAGATCATTGATGGTTTTCCATATTGTCAG GTATGCAGGTGCCATGGTCTCCCCATAGATGACGTTACCACAAATAAGGCAAAATGGCTGTGCCCAACAACAAGCCGCCAACTTGCAGCTTCTGATGTTACTGATAGTGCCGTGAAGATTGGAGATCAGACtgtattgtttctttccacttcagGAGGTGGGCCAAACATGCGACGAGCCTCTACATCCATTTCTTTCGATGTGATTGAGCGCACTGACTTAGCCTCGCTAAATGAAG GAGTCATAATGGGGAAATCTCATGTTGTGGTTCCCAGCTCAAATGATGAAGTTGCTCTAACTGATGAGAGCTTGGATCAGAACACCCAGA TTTTCTATGGTGTGTGTGAAACTCTTTTCAAGCTCGATCAGGGACTTGTGTGCTCCTCTGCGTGCAACACTGAAACAATGAAAATTGGAACTCTTGCCTGTTATTATCTCCTTCAGCCATCTGAAAAGGGGCCAATGCTTCTTAGG AGGCTTGCTGGATCTGAAGAGATACTGCCTCTCCCGGATGTGAGTCGACCTCGCAACTATACTGTTAGCATGGACGCCAAGAATTCAATTGAAACCTCTTTATCGAAG ATTGCTGtgaaggaatacaaccctctacACCATGAAAGAGGTTTCCACTCGAAGCTGAATTCTCTGGTCAAGGATAGCCTGCAATTCGG GTCAATTGCCCCAGCCTATGCTGAAGATGCCACCCACCTTGACTCCTTCAGTGAGCCACAAATACCAGCATTGCAGGGTCCCAGGGGAAACATGTTCATGAGCCAAAGGGACAAGGCCAGAGACGCCGACCGGATCTACGCGTTCAGCGAGCCGCAGACGACGACGCCGTTGTTCCGAGCTCCGAAAGACAGGCTCCCGAGCCAGCCCAAGGAGAAGGCGTCGCCCAGCATCTCGGAGGAGTGGGAGAAgctcatcatcatcgacgacaatGACGATTTCTGCACTCCGGTCTCCTCTTCCAGGGCCACATTCCCCAGGCCTCCGGTCTCCACGCTGCCGTCTCCGGTGAAGCCACTGGACGAGAAGACCTCGAGGATCCTGGAGCGGCTGGAGGCCCCCAAGGCCAAGAAGCAGAGGGCCAGCAAGCCGCCCAGTGCCGGCGCCGCGACGGCGTCCGGCCGCGGTGGTGTCAGTAGCACACAGGGGAAGAAGCCGCTGCTGCCGTTTGAGCCCAGCGCTAGCCAGCCACTGAAGCCTACCTTCAACAGGGTACGGCGAAAGCCTGTTCCTTAG
- the LOC123077188 gene encoding uncharacterized protein isoform X1 yields MALLCFLLDLRNIPPPILGLLKQCLLHLANHYAAAPSASAAPLPDRLALCYVHHAAAAPSGSSSRSPPELKIAYRPGEKFSLRDFHHAVENLPLDGFLPDQHGSVPTGDVSLQNLFSNRAIYSWATDDISKKVIAICFSAQNTEPLRRSLMEASEQCITVEFVMLETETAAFMYDDVSENSSSFIHRISDLENCVVRRYSPETQVLHGLVKRWLEELKDDKEEMMQAVLVFRAPIIKSVNQVTCSIYPSANQIIDGFPYCQVCRCHGLPIDDVTTNKAKWLCPTTSRQLAASDVTDSAVKIGDQTVLFLSTSGGGPNMRRASTSISFDVIERTDLASLNEGVIMGKSHVVVPSSNDEVALTDESLDQNTQIFYGVCETLFKLDQGLVCSSACNTETMKIGTLACYYLLQPSEKGPMLLRRLAGSEEILPLPDVSRPRNYTVSMDAKNSIETSLSKIAVKEYNPLHHERGFHSKLNSLVKDSLQFGSIAPAYAEDATHLDSFSEPQIPALQGPRGNMFMSQRDKARDADRIYAFSEPQTTTPLFRAPKDRLPSQPKEKASPSISEEWEKLIIIDDNDDFCTPVSSSRATFPRPPVSTLPSPVKPLDEKTSRILERLEAPKAKKQRASKPPSAGAATASGRGGVSSTQGKKPLLPFEPSASQPLKPTFNRVRRKPVP; encoded by the exons atggcgctgctctgcttcctcctcgaccTCCGCAACATCCCGCCGCCCATCCTCGGCCTCCTCAAGCAG TGCCTGCTCCACCTCGCCAACCactacgccgccgccccctccgcctccgccgccccgctcccGGACCGCCTCGCCCTCTGCTACGTCCACCACGCCGCAGCCGccccctccggctcctcctcccgctccccgCCCGAG CTCAAGATTGCGTATAGGCCCGGGGAGAAATTCAGCCTTCGAGATTTCCACCATGCTGTCGAAAACTTGCCTCTGGATGGCTTCCTTCCTGACCAACATGGGTCTGTGCCAACTGGAG ACGTGTCACTACAAAATCTGTTTAGCAACAGGGCCATCTATTCTTGGGCCACTGATGACATCTCCAAGAAAGTGATTGCAATATGTTTTTCTGCACAAAACACGGAACCTCTCCGAAGATCACTTATG GAAGCATCGGAACAGTGTATTACAGTGGAGTTTGTAATGTTGGAAACAGAAACTGCTGCGTTCATGTATGATGATGTTTCTGAAAACTCCAGCAGTTTCATACACAGAATCAGTGACCTTGAAAACTGCGTCGTTCGAAGATACAGTCCTG AGACCCAAGTTTTGCATGGGCTAGTCAAGAGGTGGTTAGAAGAGCTGAAGGATGACAAGGAAGAGATGATGCAAGCTGTATTGGTGTTCAGAGCTCCCATAATTAAATCTGTTAATCAAGTAACTTGCAGCATATATCCATCAGCAAATCAGATCATTGATGGTTTTCCATATTGTCAG GTATGCAGGTGCCATGGTCTCCCCATAGATGACGTTACCACAAATAAGGCAAAATGGCTGTGCCCAACAACAAGCCGCCAACTTGCAGCTTCTGATGTTACTGATAGTGCCGTGAAGATTGGAGATCAGACtgtattgtttctttccacttcagGAGGTGGGCCAAACATGCGACGAGCCTCTACATCCATTTCTTTCGATGTGATTGAGCGCACTGACTTAGCCTCGCTAAATGAAG GAGTCATAATGGGGAAATCTCATGTTGTGGTTCCCAGCTCAAATGATGAAGTTGCTCTAACTGATGAGAGCTTGGATCAGAACACCCAGA TTTTCTATGGTGTGTGTGAAACTCTTTTCAAGCTCGATCAGGGACTTGTGTGCTCCTCTGCGTGCAACACTGAAACAATGAAAATTGGAACTCTTGCCTGTTATTATCTCCTTCAGCCATCTGAAAAGGGGCCAATGCTTCTTAGG AGGCTTGCTGGATCTGAAGAGATACTGCCTCTCCCGGATGTGAGTCGACCTCGCAACTATACTGTTAGCATGGACGCCAAGAATTCAATTGAAACCTCTTTATCGAAG ATTGCTGtgaaggaatacaaccctctacACCATGAAAGAGGTTTCCACTCGAAGCTGAATTCTCTGGTCAAGGATAGCCTGCAATTCGG GTCAATTGCCCCAGCCTATGCTGAAGATGCCACCCACCTTGACTCCTTCAGTGAGCCACAAATACCAGCATTGCAGGGTCCCAGGGGAAACATGTTCATGAGCCAAAGGGACAAGGCCAGAGACGCCGACCGGATCTACGCGTTCAGCGAGCCGCAGACGACGACGCCGTTGTTCCGAGCTCCGAAAGACAGGCTCCCGAGCCAGCCCAAGGAGAAGGCGTCGCCCAGCATCTCGGAGGAGTGGGAGAAgctcatcatcatcgacgacaatGACGATTTCTGCACTCCGGTCTCCTCTTCCAGGGCCACATTCCCCAGGCCTCCGGTCTCCACGCTGCCGTCTCCGGTGAAGCCACTGGACGAGAAGACCTCGAGGATCCTGGAGCGGCTGGAGGCCCCCAAGGCCAAGAAGCAGAGGGCCAGCAAGCCGCCCAGTGCCGGCGCCGCGACGGCGTCCGGCCGCGGTGGTGTCAGTAGCACACAGGGGAAGAAGCCGCTGCTGCCGTTTGAGCCCAGCGCTAGCCAGCCACTGAAGCCTACCTTCAACAGGGTACGGCGAAAGCCTGTTCCTTAG